CTCAATAGCGCACAGTTTAAAATTGGAGAGCAGAAATCCAGATCGTAATAGATGCATATGTTTCTGAAACATAaagtacctttttttttttttttttttttttttttttttctaattattaCAGTGAATGATGCAACATAAACCAAAGCTGGATCAGCCTGTCACCTGGGCCTTTCCCCTACTTccacttctgttttctttggtAGCACTGATGAATCATTTTTGCTCTCAGTATTCATGCCTGCTGGCATAATAAGTGAACGGTTTGGGTTATTTGGTGATGTTGGAggtttaaatatatatttaaaaaattatACTCAATGATAGGAACGTGACAGCAATTTAAATTAAGACAAGGGCAATAAAAGCCTTTaagttaaatatttattttatttttttttttatctgaattaAATCTAATTTGAGTTCACCAATCTGGCACATGTTGGTAAACTTCGGAAAAAGTGGTATTAAAATATTTCTGTACCTTTTGTCAGCTATTTTTATCTCAAAGTCCTGACTGCTCATATGAATATTTTGGGACTAACAGGGGAGTCATGAGAAGTTCTCAAGATGTCACATGCTACAGAGTCCGTGCCCTGCGTGTTTGGTCAATAAAAGGTAAACAGATGGTGCGGACAACTTTAACACAGCGTTTTCCCAAACCCTTATTGAGAaatctctgctctgattggcgGAGACGGCCAAACAGACGCCCTCGCCGCAGCCAATCGGAGAGCGGCTTCAAACTTTACCCACGTCCTCCCCCGTTTGGCCCACGTGTTTCGTCACGAAAAGCATTGTCTTCGTCGGAAGTTGATCACTCCGATGTGTGCTGGGTGCGCGTGTGCACCCGGGTCGACTGTACAATTTTATTGACACGTTTCGGGGCACATTGAACGCATCAGGTGAGTGACAGTGAACGAGAGGGGGAAACCAGAGCAGAAATATGTGTAAAATTAATCCGTTAATGCGCGTGCTTTGTGAGATTTGGTGCCGCTCCGGAGACGCATTTTCTGATGCAACCTTGCCATTGCGTAGGTCAGGTTTTTGCCTTTCACTGACGGTATTTACCAACTAATTTGGTTTCATTAATGTCTCCGCTTATTTGCTGCTCACCGTAAACGCAATATTGTTATGTTATTATCCCCTCTCATTCTCAGGGTTGCGTTTGCATCgttttattttcttatcattattatgcGTTCAGTCATCGCGAAATCGTGTTTCTTTCGGCTTTTTCGTTTTTGctgcttattttctttctaaatGTAGCTTCGTTAATCTGCCATAACACGTCGATGGATGTCATGGCTGGTTGTGATTTAACGTCATGCCTTTTTAACTGATCGATGAATCCATTGATCGCTTGATGTAATGTCAGGCTACAGTGCCGAATTCAAGTTCTTTGTTTTGAATGAACAGCagtataaaaaaacaaacatatttgcTTTGTCAGTCtggaaagaaacacaagaaaaacggcaaaaatttcctttttttttttcttcttttttttttggcagtttgaccttaaaaacacaattattattaatttcTGTCAATTTAGGACTGCCACTCAGTGTAGTTTTCATTGGCGACTAATCTGCCAATTATTCTCCCAACCTGTCATTTAGTTTCTAAAACCAAGAAAAGCTCTTACCATTTTTTGCCTCTTCTGCACAGAAAGTGATAAATTGACACCTAATTTCCTCTTGATCAGCTAATCTCTCCTTTGCTCTCCCTGACAGCCGAACCACAGTCGGGGCCACACATGGGTCGTTCCATTTCAGCTGAAAGGTCATCATAGTTTGACCCCCTGACCATATGGTGGTGGGTTTTTTTCGGCGTACATGCCTGCAGTTTTACATTGTGTTTCTACCGGCAGCATTCCTGCTTTTCGCATTTGTCCTGACATTTGTTATGGCTCAGTGAGTGCCTATGGTCGGCTCTTCTTGTGCCGTTGTCGAGCTGATactttgcttgtgtttcttgctgGCAGAGCAATTATCCGCAATTATACTTCATTCTAAAGCGCTGCTGCACAGTAGTCATTATACTTGGAGAGCGCTGAACATACCGAAGGAGATTAGAAACGCCCAAGTTAAGCAGATAACCAGCTCAGATAAGGTAACAATATGACTGAGATTATTAATGAGATTGGGTTTGATGTTTCCAGACTCAGATCAGGTGATTTTTTTGGGCAGATTTCTCAGCTTGGGAGGTTTTTGAGGATTTGATTCTTGGCATTAGCTTGGCAAATTAAATCCTCTTGCAACTCTTTTCTGCCATGCAGCCACATGTGCTCTCACGGGGGATTGCGTTGCCCCGTTGAACCCTGGAAGGCGACTGCATACCACCTACTCTTTCCCACGTTTACCACAACAGTTGCAGCCAGAAAAGCTTAATTAGCGGTATGACTGGCAGTGGCTACAGAGATTATGTGTGCAGGAAAGGAGGGTGAAACCTTAAGATTGCTCTCTGTGGCTTTTTCCATTCGAGAGCAGATCAGAATCAGGTTGGCCGACGCTTTCAAAGTTTAGCGAGAAACAAACGACAAAAGCACATGTTTATTCTTGTTTTCTGCTTCCAGTGGTTGCTGTTGCCTGCGGGGGAGTCACAGTTCACccaacattttattcaccaaTGCGTCAATAACTTTCAAAAAAGCGTATCTCGGGGCAGTTTTCTCTCCCATGCTGAGCTGTTTGCTTAAGAGGATGTAGTTGGCTCTGATCGTGGCCTGAACCCTCGGTGGAGTCGAAGAGGGGCCCCCGGTTTTAACAGCTGGCCTcggtgtgtgtgcactgtgtatTAGTGAAGGTTCGTCTGCACCCATTCCCAGTGGTCAGTGGAGAAACCTAATGGATGTGTTCATACGTACCGAGGCTGAAGGTTCGGCTTGAGCCCTTTAAAATTCTGGTCTGTAGAGCTTCAGCTAATTAAATAATTAGTTACTTAGTCATTAAAATGCTAGAATGGAATTATCTATGCAGTTCACCCATTCATCCATTACCTGTCATCTGTTTTCAGATAACGCTGTGCCAGATCTTCAATCTAAGTCTGGTCCTGCTCTTTGTCAGGAACAGGACCAGACAGGTTTTATTATTGGAATCCACATTGACCAATCAGCTATTTCGTTATCTAGTTAATAACCTAATTCATTAACCAAAGTAACTGCCAAAACTCCAATTTATAGCTCATGGCCTCTCCTTGGCCCTTGGTCCAAGGACCAGTAATACGACCCATCACTGAGTCATTTTCAGTTTACGTTCACAGACGCAAAGGTAATCTGAGGTGGAAGGATCACGTCTGCACACTTCTCTTAAGCTGAAATGCTTTGAGTATAACTCGGTCCAATTTCAAAGAAGCGTAGATCTCTTCCTCTACAGTCAATCACTGATGCAACACTCGCAAAAGCTTGATCAGCCGGACTTTGCAGGAGCCCCAGCTCTGCTTgtggatggactgctgataaCATCATGactgtgttaaaatgtttcGTAATGAATGTGTGCTGGACTGAAACCACATATGAGAGTAAAGGGTGGGGAAggagcagcagtagcagcagcagcaaggctCCCTGCTTAGCATGATGAAGCTTTATTTGTCAGTGCTGATATGACTCAGCATAAATGTAAGTAATGTAATGTAGGACTTATTATGTGCTAATATATCGACGTCTTTTCCTTGAAATGGTCAGATAAATGGGCTCCGGTTTGGCGGCTGCAAACTTTTCAGTTCTTCAGTTTATTGTAAAATGGAAACAGATCTTGAACCGCAGCACTTCTAGGGTCccgaaagaaaaaaaggaaagctgTTAAGGACTGAAAGTTGCTATTAGATGTCTGCTCAGGTTCTTAGTcatgtttgtttactttttgaTAAGATGCTTCCTGAGTTACCCAATATTTTTTCTGATTGtagtcagtgttttattgtaGGCAAAGCTCGGTGGATGGCAGCGGGCGGGTTGGTccaccagactgaaatatctcaacaacgaTAAGACGTATTAGGATGAGCTGTAATTTCATCGGAGATGCCTTCGCTTTCTgtctagcgccaccatcaggtcaaaaattGAAACGGTTTGATTTGATTTCGGCCTCAGCTGGACTTCGTTTTCAGTCCTAATTAGCAGCGTGCTAGCATGCttatattagcatttagctcaaaccacATCTGTGCTGAAGTGCAGGAACTTATTATACATATTACATtggcactgctgctgcaaaatTTCGATTTCAAATGCAACCAGCACAACtagtttcttttttctgatcAAGTaaattgctgctgatgtttctggTGAAATGGCGTCTGGGCTCTcagtcaaaaacagaaaacgTGAGAGCAGCTAGAAATGAATGTTAACAAACTAGcaaaacagaccaaaacaaaatattacagATTATCCTGTGTTTTCCAGGGTAAACCATGCCGTCAGTTCCTTCATCCAAAGAGACCGCCGTCAAGGGCCCCGTGTGCCCTCACTCTGCCAAGCTGCTCAACCACACTAACGGAGAAGCCAAACTCCACGAGGGCTCCTTCCCGCTGAATGGGGTTGACAAGATGCCCGCGATGGAGGACCCCGGAGAGGCAAACAGGACCATTCAGATCAACACAAAGAACGCCACCCCTGAGAGGAAATGGATCCGGCCTGACCTTCCCAGCCGCTGCAAATGGAGCCTGGGAGCCTCAAAAGCCGACTCCCCTCATACACAAGTTCCAAGGTCAGTCTGATGCTCAACTGTGGcttcagattattattattattgtactATTGTATTGTACAGTTAATATTCTGTTTGAACTAGTGAAGAGAGGTGCCAACAGACTTTCGAGGAGTGGCACTAGACAAACAAAGGCTTACGTGGACTCCTCATGCTAACAGAACAAGTGGAAACAAGTGTGCTAATTTCAAACTTGTTGTAGCAGGAAAAACAAGTTTGATGCTCgagtgatttatttattatgtgtcTATCACAGACACAGTGTCACCCGATGTTTTTCTCTTCgctcaaacatttctttctccCTCGTTCCCCGCCCAGAACCATTGCTCCTTCCATTCTCCCAAACATCCTGCACAGGATCGGTGACACTCCCTTGGTGCGCATCAACAAGATCCCCAAAATGTTTGGACTCAAGTGTGAAATCCGTGAGTCACCGAGCAGTCAAGTCGAGGCATATTCTCAGACCAGACACAATGAGTGACTGTTGATCGTGCACCACGTAAACACAGGAGcgatgtgtgaaatgtgttgatcTCAGATTATGGAATGGAACAAATGGCAGTCAGCCTTGTGAGTCCATTCTtatcaaaatgtcttttaatgtAACTTTAAAACTGATCCTTATTTGTAGTGGCCAAGTGTGAGTACTTCAATGCTGGCGGCAGTGTCAAGGACAGGATCAGCCTGCGGATGGTGGAGGACGCTGAGAGAGCTGGGCTCCTCAAGCCCGGAGACACCATCATCGAGCCCACCTCTGGAAACACCGGTAATGaactgcttgtgtttgcacTCACCGACATATGTGTTGCTATGGGGGAAAGGCATTTAAAGGTATGACTGGTTTGTTGGTTGATGGCTGGTTGAAAGCAGCTGTGTCGTAAACTGTTTGCAGGCATTGGATTGGCCCTGGCGGCTGCTGTGAAAGGCTACCGCTGCATCATTGTCATGCCTGAGAAAATGAGCATGGAGAAGGTGAGTGCTCTGACATATTGAAAGTGTCACTCAGCAACCACACTTGCATTTCAAGATTACCAGCAGAACCGGCAGAAACAACCCATTGTGCTCTtttgtaaaacaacaaaacagcaaatatgctTCTGTAAAGTCTGGATTTGAGCTTCTTTTGTTGATGGAAATGGGGAGGCCTGTTGAAATCCTGTTGAGAGCAGAGTACATCAGCAGTGAATGAGAAACATGCTAGCTGCTGTGTCATAACATGCGCACATCATCCGGTGCAAGTCTTATTTGGCTGCAGCACTGtctccattttcttctgctctccttCCCCACAGGTGGACGTCTTGAGAGCTCTCGGAGCCGAGATCGTCCGCACACCCACCAGCGCTCGCTTCGATTCGCCAGAGTCTCACGTGGGCGTCGCCTGGCGCCTTAAAAACGAGATCCCCAACTCTCACATCCTGGACCAGTACCGCAACCCGAGCAATCCTCTAGCTCACTACGacaccacagcagaggagatcCTGGAGCAGTGTGACGGTACGGAGACCTTTTACCCCCCCGTCGCAATCAGAACATGTCAAAGAAATCATGATATTGTTTCGatcttggattttttttcctcaggaaTACAAATTTagtgttcgtgtttcctctgAACTCATCCCTTCCTAACAGGTAAAGTGGACATGCTGGTGGCAGGAGCAGGCACAGGGGGGACGATCACAGGCATCGCCCGCAAACTGAAGGAAAGATGCCCCAACATCAAAGTCAGTTTCACTCTGAACGTATTTCTCAATCTTATGCTTCCAAGTAGTGAAGCTTTCGTAATCATTGAATAACTGCCCGCTGAACCAGTCGTTGCTCATGAATGGTGGTTGTTATGTGCAGATTGTTGGCGTCGACCCAGAAGGCTCCATCCTGGCTGAGCCTGATGAGCTTAACAAGACCGATAAGACCCAGTATGAGGTGGAGGGCATCGGGTACGACTTCATCCCCACTGTGCTCGACAGATCAGTGagttccttttcctttctttgtcttaCGTTTACCTGACGCATGACCACTTAATGTAACATGTcttgctttattttcttcaggTAATCGATACCTGGTACAAGTCGGACGATGAGGAGTCCTTCAACATGTCTCGCATGCTGATCAGAGAGGAAGGCCTGCTGTGCGGTACGTTCCCGCCGACGTCTGGGTCAAGTTCTAAAGTCAGACCTTCTGAACGTCCGAGTTAAAGCCAACTGGCcttctgctcttttctgtcaCAGGAGGCAGCTCTGGGACGGCCATGGCGGCGGCGGTAAATGTCGCCAAAGAGCTGAAGGAGGGCCAGCGCTGTGTGGTCATCCTGCCGGACTCCATCCGCAACTACATGTGAGAATCCCCGCATGTCCAATAACGTGAATAATCAGCTTCATAGACGTCATAAATCAAAATTGTGTGAAATGATTGGTTGTTGGTTGCTAAAATGTTTATCCGCCATTAGTCCCCCCTTGTGGCCAATCAAGGTAACTCGAATTTCTCTTGAAGGTCCAAGTTCCTAAGTGACAAGTGGATGGTCCAGAAGGGTTTCCTGAGCGAGGAGGACCTCATGGTGAAGAAACCATGGTGCGTGCAATGAAAGGGCGTATTCTCCTCTTGTAGAAATCTCCTCCGTGTCAGACCCTCTAAAGTTCTCTGTGCCCATCAGGTGGTGGAACCTGAAGCTGCAGGGACTGAACCTGTCGGCACCCCTCACCGTCCTGCCCACCGTCACTTGCCAGAAGACCATCAAAATCCTCAAGGAGAAGGGCTTCGACCAGGCGCCCGTGGTGGATGAGGCTGGGTGAGTTCTGTCACGCCGAGATGCTTCATGTCTGGGTCTTTTTTTGGTCccttgtgttttattgctgGACTTTGTTGTGCTCTGCAAAGGCTTCAACTTtcagtgtctgcatgtttgtgtgtgtgtgtgtgtgtgtgtgtgtttgtgcaggttaaTCCTGGGCATGGTGACTCTCGGGAACATGCTGGCCTGTATCCTGGCTGGGAAGATCAAGCTGTCAGACCCGGTCAGCAAAGTGCTCTACAAGCAGTTCAAACaggtcagacagcagcttcaacGTCTCTCTGTGGCTCTTGCATTCAAGGAAATGTGTAAACACGATGCCCTCTGGATGCTTCCGAAAAAAGTTACGGGTTTTACTAGTTCGGattgtttgacagcagcagccaatgaGGCCAACCAGTTCAGGGGAGGATATTCAGATGAAAAGGCCGTAAACCGGCTTGACGTCCTGCCCGACGCGGAATGGATTGTAAAAGCCAGATGGCTGTAATTTCAGTCAGCCACAGAACTGTAATTGTCAAAAACATTTAACGGTTTACGACTTTGTGGAAATCCAGAAGTATTTGCATCCACTTTCGGGCAGCGGAAAGGTAGACCAGCAGTTACTGTAGTTGGTGTTTTTGTAACCAGACAATGGAAGTTTTGCTCTGAGTCTCACTGAATCACATCCTCTGCAAACATTTCCGTCCGTTGAAGAACCAGAGTTACATGTTTGGCATCTTGCCGTATCTTATGCCTCTCGTGCACAGGTTGCTTTCAACTTACTTTTAATATTGATCAGTTTCTTTATTGACCTCTGACATCACTGTCTTACTGTCGTTCTTAGATCCGTCTGACTGATAATTTGGGAAAGTTATCCCGCATCCTGGAGACTGACCACTTTGCCCTGGTGGTGCATGAACAGATCCAGTGTAAGTCCATTctcacaaacatgcacgcatTCACCTGAGTTTCCACTCCGCATTTCTTTCGCCCCCAAAATCTTGAATAACTTTGTTTTATGTGCACAAAATTTGTGATCTTGGCACCCCCCGGTGGTAGTATGGGAAAACAGACTGTGGCAGACATGAATGCACACAACGCTGACGTGCACAGTGCTCAGATTAATGGAATTTAATGTCTTTATTACGTTCAGCTTTCAGGTTGTCCCGAATTTCTTCAGATTTGCCACaaacgttcacttggactcaagtaTGAGCTGATAAGACAAAGGTcaccttcactgtgacattataATGTtttgcagaaacacttttctggccattattcgGCACCAtcactcaggaacagaaggccagactgtgaccatgtttcgcatttggtcagatactgaattggtgacttCAATCTTGATGTTGTGACAAAGCTTTCTACGAGTTctctgtaaataaataaataaataaataaataagtaagtaaaagtctctaagtgaagacagcatatTATATGAgcctggacagacatggatgtaagcTGCAACTTAAATGGCTGGCTGAGGCGTCCAACCAGGAGGCAGTAAGTCTTGTTTACTTACGGCACATGTTGACAATGAGACAATCAGTCTGTGTCTTTATCTCAACTTTGACTGAGTTTGCATGTTCAGAGTCAACGTCTTTCTCAAGGCTATTGATTGCAGCCGTGCAAATGTGAACCCGAGACCCTGCCGCTCCCACATTTTTATGATAACAGCGGCGTAGCTCGGTGGGTCGACTCGCCGCTGACCATTCCTCCGTGATCCATGAGTGTCAAAGTCCAGCTGCGGGGCCAGCATCCCAAAGAGGAATTTGGACAACCTTGCCCGGTTGAGGGACGAATTGAGAATTTGGCAACAGTCGAGCCCACCgctgcatttttgtgtgttgtcCAGTGTTGTGCACCCATTTAAGGTCATGTTcacatggagacaaagagagggaaatTAAGAAGTGAACAACATCTAAGCTGAGAATACTTTGCTCACACGTTGTCGCTTTTAGTGTTTATTTTGCACTTCGTGTGAAATGAGAAATCATACCCTCTGGATCTGAACATGAACTATAACCTGGCTTCAGCACACAAAGTGGACTGACTTCCCTCTCAGCCTGCACGATTCATCAGCACTTCCTTCCCCTCTTCAGCAGCTGTAATATAATCACTTTGTTAAGTGCAAGGGGAGGAGAGTGTCATCAAAGCTGCGCACAGACTGACCTGTAATGTTGTTAGCGTTCATGAACCCACTGGCAGGTTCGATTTTGTCCACGCTGCACAAAAAGAGCTTGACGTGAATGTAAGCAGACAGAAGCTGGCAGAATGTGGCTTTGGCAGAAGTCGACCATCTCCATCTGTTGGTAGTTGGAATTACCAGCTGCTGATGCGTGTCGGCCCAGACTCAAGTGACTGATTCTTAGTTTCAgtgtcttcattcattcagctgtgACGAGCGGTGTGACTCGTCCCCGGTCGGAAGGTAGTACACTTCAGTGGATCAGAGATATGGTCCAAGTGTAGAAAAGTCAGTTTAAGtccacttttcctttttgtacTTAAAGTACGTTTGACTTTTAAGAAGTGTACTTCTATGCAAAAGTCATTAAGTTCTACTTAAACTCATTGAAAATGAATTTACTAATTCTGGaatacttaaagtggtatttcaaaggACTTATAAAAAATGTTCCTGATTCTAAATGTATTGTAAATTGTACTTCAGTTTACTTTCAAACAgtgtactaaattacaaatacttttaatagtaataaGGTGTACTTAGGTCCTTTGTAATGcactattagcatgctaaaagtGTATTACAAATGTGCCGTATATATTTTTTCACCTGGTCGCATGCTTTATTTCATGCAATGTGAGAAGAGCGTGAAGCGAACTGCAAATTTTTCAGAGTACTTCTTTCCACATTGACATGGTACAAATGGTGTCGATATAGCAAGTGACTCTAGTTAACATTTGTATGTTAAAAATAGACCAATGACAATGTCATATTTGAAAAGGGCCGCTCAAAGTGACAATCACGCAAAGGATGATCGTCAGACTCTGCAGTCTCTCTCGACTCTGCAGAACTttttagcgtctttcagctcaatttttgttttcaatgtgcAGCTTCTCTCTTCAGCCACAACAGGCCACTGTTTTCAGCAAAGAAATCTCTTGGCTGCATGATGGATGTGCAGATATGCAACTGTGTGCTTAAACCTGGTGGTGATGATGTATTAAATGTGGTGTTTACGGCTCATTCTGCTGCCCCAAAGTGGACAAACAATGGATTAAACATGCCCTTAATTTAGTTTTCACTCACCCACTCTTCCGCACTGTTCTTCCACCAGACTTGACAGACGGCTCTCCGAGTCTGAAGCAGATGGTGTTCGGGGTGGTGACGGCCGTTGACCTGCTCAACTTCGTCACGGGCCGGGAAAGACGAGAGCGCTCCATGTCGGAGTCGACCGACGAGCTCAACTAAGACACGCAGTGTACACGCTTGTACATTTCTTTACATTAACATACACACAATGACAAGTTTAGTGGGCCTGTTTCAAAGATGGCAGAAAATAATCTTGTGAAGTTTTTGATTGAGGttagctctttgttttttttccgttttgattcttttttttttttatctttgaacTTGAGTCTTAAGGTACGGTATAATAAGCAAAATATGTTGTGCTACTACGTCAACTTCTGAGAGGGTTACTTATTATTTGAGGCggttgattattattattattattatttgcttgTAGTGCTCAAGGCGAATCTTTTGTAAGTTTATAACTTGTAGAAAGCTTTCTGTTTTGTATCAGAGTCTGGAATAGAgacctctgtgtttctgcttcgTCTGAAAAGTACACAATTATTTCATTGTGGCCTTGTGTATCAATCAAACATCAGAAAGACAGAATAGTATAACAGCCACCACCATCTCATTTATCAACATTAGACGAGTATAGAGTTGCTGTATATAAGCATATTATTCTTTCCAGTGCTGCTCACTATgtgctgctttttcatttgtgtacaGTTTGTGTACACTTAAAAGAAATAGTGTAATCAGATTTCTTGAAAAAAATGATGTGCtgttctttctccctccacttTCAACACAGTGCCTGTAATGTACTGTAACTGTAAAGTTGTCT
The sequence above is a segment of the Chaetodon auriga isolate fChaAug3 chromosome 23, fChaAug3.hap1, whole genome shotgun sequence genome. Coding sequences within it:
- the LOC143316023 gene encoding cystathionine beta-synthase-like, which encodes MPSVPSSKETAVKGPVCPHSAKLLNHTNGEAKLHEGSFPLNGVDKMPAMEDPGEANRTIQINTKNATPERKWIRPDLPSRCKWSLGASKADSPHTQVPRTIAPSILPNILHRIGDTPLVRINKIPKMFGLKCEILAKCEYFNAGGSVKDRISLRMVEDAERAGLLKPGDTIIEPTSGNTGIGLALAAAVKGYRCIIVMPEKMSMEKVDVLRALGAEIVRTPTSARFDSPESHVGVAWRLKNEIPNSHILDQYRNPSNPLAHYDTTAEEILEQCDGKVDMLVAGAGTGGTITGIARKLKERCPNIKIVGVDPEGSILAEPDELNKTDKTQYEVEGIGYDFIPTVLDRSVIDTWYKSDDEESFNMSRMLIREEGLLCGGSSGTAMAAAVNVAKELKEGQRCVVILPDSIRNYMSKFLSDKWMVQKGFLSEEDLMVKKPWWWNLKLQGLNLSAPLTVLPTVTCQKTIKILKEKGFDQAPVVDEAGLILGMVTLGNMLACILAGKIKLSDPVSKVLYKQFKQIRLTDNLGKLSRILETDHFALVVHEQIQYLTDGSPSLKQMVFGVVTAVDLLNFVTGRERRERSMSESTDELN